One part of the Candida albicans SC5314 chromosome R, complete sequence genome encodes these proteins:
- the CDA2 gene encoding chitin deacetylase (Putative chitin deacetylase; transcription is positively regulated by Tbf1p), which produces MITWLVFYLMLTIPMINGSDLSLRLQSKFMPTSFSPRNIFDTHGPATINSNKEDSSSSSGGGGGSGLPPSPMQFPPKLPFPKWLSDFTGLHEWPDLDPPYIPLDFIDFNKIVNIPIHKQGQCHDTGSNNNNNLTPLSILRTPKACSFDCFNCVEIDDVYTCPKLSQTFDDGPSTSTLKLLQSFNQTGLKTTLFTLGVNIVRFPEIYQQSHFMGHIMGSHTWSHKFLPSLTNQEIISQIEWSIWAMNATSNHLPKWFRPPYGGIDNRIRSILRQFGMQAVLWDFDTFDWKMLGGGGGATSNIRKEEDVFSEVEKFKLTKNNKGLILHHDAIQKTVDVGIMIHEKLLNHDQLTVPLCVGGIDYIKTFPK; this is translated from the coding sequence ATGATTACTTGGTTGGTGTTTTATCTAATGCTAACAATCCCCATGATAAATGGATCGGATTTATCTTTAAGACTTCAATCTAAATTCATGCCTACTTCATTTTCACCTCGTAATATATTTGATACACATGGTCCAGCCACAATAAATAGTAACAAAGAAGATAGTAGTAGTTctagtggtggtggtggcggcAGTGGATTACCACCTTCTCCAATGCAGTTTCCTCCCAAATTACCATTTCCTAAATGGTTAAGTGACTTTACTGGATTACATGAATGGCCAGATTTAGATCCACCTTATATCCCATTagattttattgattttaataaaattgtcAATATCCCCATTCATAAACAAGGTCAATGTCATGATACTGgtagcaacaacaacaacaacctaACACCATTATCGATTTTACGTACCCCTAAAGCATGttcatttgattgttttaattgtgttgaaattgatgatgtttATACATGTCCTAAATTACTGCAAACATTTGATGATGGaccatcaacatcaacattaaaattattacaatcaTTTAATCAAACTGGATTAAAAACTACATTATTCACCTTAGGAGTAAATATTGTGCGATTCCCagaaatttatcaacaatctCATTTTATGGGTCATATTATGGGATCACATACTTGGCTGCATAAATTTTTACCAAGTCTAACTAATCAAGAAATCATTAGTCAAATAGAATGGTCAATTTGGGCCATGAATGCTACTCTGAATCATTTACCAAAATGGTTTCGACCACCTTATGGAGGTATTGATAATCGAATAAGAAGTATATTACGACAATTTGGTATGCAAGCTGTATTATGGGATTTTGATACTTTTGATTGGAAAATgcttggtggtggtggtggtgcgACAAGCAATATTCGTAAAGAGGAAGATGTTTTCTCtgaagttgaaaaatttaaattgacgaaaaataataaaggATTAATATTACATCATGATGCCATACAAAAAACTGTTGATGTGGGGATTATGATtcatgaaaaattattaaatcatgATCAATTGACAGTACCTTTATGTGTTGGTGgtattgattatattaaaACTTTCCCCAAATAA
- a CDS encoding uncharacterized protein (Ortholog of S. cerevisiae Rts3; a component of the protein phosphatase type 2A complex; Plc1-regulated; induced in core caspofungin response; Spider biofilm induced), with protein sequence MVNNLTSGIAATSFKHNHPQHATSPPPAISINTSSPRIPNHSPISPPSANNSNSSNNSSVSGFPFSSTVISPRNSITSFSNPTKQLRANSINSDNGNNSNGRRTSNSNYSITSTPTTNNRYSFSEYSNEQIIDLMEREQDAIVLKLMKEIEFLKQENKMLRSTPGGNSATSGTCSPSNSMSSPSTPPVRRSSSLSSRRSSITTNNLNSTSFGAGINESSRMGNCGSGANNTAMSAPVFNYPFRDCSSTINSGCNFDEIRKKQKSEMTSSISIARKPSLNGRYEEIIDENRNLKRQLKKLQGELELLKKK encoded by the coding sequence ATGGTTAATAATCTCACTTCTGGTATTGCAGCCACGTCGTTTAAACACAATCATCCTCAACATGCAACTTCCCCTCCACCAGCAATTTCTATAAATACCAGTTCACCAAGAATACCCAATCATTCCCCTATTTCACCTCCTTCAGCTAACAAtagcaacagcagcaacaataGTAGTGTTTCGGGATTTCCATTTTCATCTACAGTGATTTCTCCTAGAAATAGTATTACATCGTTTAGTAACCCAACTAAGCAACTACGGGCTAACAGTATCAACAGTGATAATGGCAACAATAGCAATGGAAGAAGGACGAGTAATTCCAATTATTCAATCACTTCAACTCCAACTACGAACAATCGATACTCATTTAGTGAATATTCCAATGaacaaattattgatttaatggAAAGAGAACAAGATGCTATTGTcttgaaattaatgaaagaaattgaatttttaaaacaagaaaataaaatgttACGACTGACTCCTGGCGGTAATAGTGCTACTAGTGGCACTTGCAGTCCCAGTAATAGTATGAGTAGTCCTTCAACACCACCAGTTCGTCgatcttcatcattatcgTCTCGTCGATCGTCAATCACAACCAATAATCTCAATAGCACATCATTTGGTGCTGGTATTAACGAAAGTTCAAGAATGGGGAATTGTGGTAGCGGTGCTAATAATACTGCAATGTCTGCCCCTGTATTTAATTATCCATTTAGAGATTGTTCATCTACGATAAATTCAGGTTGTAATTTTGATGAGATTCGGAAAAAGCAAAAGAGTGAAATGACGTCTAGTATATCTATAGCTCGGAAACCAAGTTTGAATGGTAGAtatgaagaaattattgatgaaaatcgaaatttaaaaagacaattgaaaaaactacaaggagaattggaattattgaagaaaaaataa